Proteins from one Staphylococcus sp. IVB6214 genomic window:
- the pheT gene encoding phenylalanine--tRNA ligase subunit beta gives MLISKEWLQDYVTIDAPIDALAERITRTGIEVDEVIDLTEGIKNLVVGFVEHIEKHPDADKLNICQVNIGEEAPVQIVCGAPNVDQGQTVIVAKVGGRLPGGIKIKRAKLRGQVSEGMICSLQEIGLSGNVVPKEYEAGIYNFATAVQPGTNALEALHLEDQLMSFDLTPNRADALSMIGTAYEVGALYNLPVQRPTATPTEQSTQASDELKVTVENEDKVPYYSARVVKNVKIAPSPEWMQARLMKAGIRPINNVVDISNYILLEYGQPLHMFDQDQIGSKEILVRQAQADEKMTTLDDQERTLLASDIVITNGQAPIALGGVMGGDFSEVTENTQNVVVEGAIFDSASIRHTSRRLNLRSEASSRFEKGIATEFVDEAVDRACYLLETLAEGETLAGRVASGDLGEFVTEIDITADRINRTIGFDLPQTDIIAIFEQLGFETKENGESLTVRVPSRRRDITIEADLVEEVARIYGYDNIPSSLPVFEDVTSGALTDRQRKTRVVRNTLEGAGLSQAITYSLVDQARATAFTTEQRDTISLLMPMSESYATLRQSLIPHLIDATQYNVARKNNDIALYEIGNVFFGRADSAMPDEVEYLSGIMTGEYTANAWQGKKEDVDFYLAKGIIDRVADKLALSFDYETGQVDGLHPGRTAFVLLNGERIGFIGELHPSVAKDYDLGRTYVFELNYDRVMKQAVGYINYQPIPRFPGVTRDIALVVNSEVQAAELVSTIRENGGKLLQDAKVFDVYEGEHMEAGKKSVAIRLAYLDKEQTLTEEQVTEVHSKILSALEAEGATLRG, from the coding sequence ATGTTAATTTCTAAAGAATGGTTACAAGATTATGTGACAATTGATGCACCCATCGATGCATTAGCAGAGAGAATTACACGCACAGGTATTGAAGTCGATGAAGTGATTGACTTGACAGAAGGTATTAAAAACCTAGTCGTTGGTTTTGTTGAGCATATCGAAAAGCACCCAGATGCTGACAAACTAAATATTTGTCAAGTGAATATTGGTGAAGAAGCACCTGTACAAATCGTATGTGGCGCACCGAATGTAGACCAAGGTCAAACGGTTATCGTTGCGAAGGTAGGCGGACGCTTACCAGGTGGCATTAAAATTAAACGTGCCAAACTACGTGGTCAAGTATCAGAAGGGATGATTTGTTCGTTACAAGAAATTGGTTTATCAGGTAATGTGGTACCAAAAGAATATGAAGCGGGTATTTATAACTTTGCAACAGCTGTTCAGCCAGGTACAAACGCACTTGAAGCACTTCATTTAGAAGACCAGTTAATGTCATTTGATCTGACACCAAACCGTGCAGATGCATTAAGTATGATTGGTACAGCATATGAAGTAGGGGCATTATATAACTTGCCTGTACAACGTCCTACTGCAACACCAACTGAACAATCGACTCAAGCTAGTGATGAACTAAAAGTCACAGTTGAAAATGAAGATAAAGTACCATATTATAGCGCACGTGTTGTTAAAAATGTAAAAATCGCACCATCTCCTGAATGGATGCAAGCACGTTTGATGAAAGCAGGCATTCGTCCGATTAACAATGTCGTGGATATCTCAAACTATATCTTATTGGAATATGGTCAACCATTGCATATGTTTGACCAAGATCAAATCGGCTCAAAAGAAATTTTAGTGCGACAAGCACAAGCAGATGAGAAAATGACAACACTTGATGATCAAGAACGTACATTGCTTGCATCAGATATTGTCATTACGAATGGACAAGCACCAATTGCCTTAGGTGGTGTGATGGGTGGAGATTTCTCTGAAGTCACTGAAAACACACAAAATGTTGTTGTAGAAGGTGCTATCTTTGATTCAGCTTCAATTCGTCATACATCACGTCGTTTGAACTTACGTAGTGAAGCATCAAGCCGCTTCGAAAAGGGCATTGCGACAGAGTTTGTTGACGAAGCCGTTGATCGTGCATGCTACTTATTAGAAACACTAGCAGAAGGTGAGACACTGGCAGGTCGTGTTGCGAGTGGAGATTTAGGTGAGTTTGTAACAGAAATTGATATTACGGCAGACCGCATTAACCGTACAATTGGTTTTGACTTACCACAAACAGATATCATTGCGATTTTTGAACAATTGGGCTTTGAAACTAAAGAAAATGGTGAATCATTAACAGTACGTGTGCCATCACGCCGCCGAGATATTACGATTGAAGCGGACTTAGTCGAAGAAGTGGCACGTATTTATGGTTATGATAACATTCCATCATCTTTACCAGTATTTGAAGATGTGACAAGTGGTGCGTTAACAGACCGTCAGCGTAAAACACGTGTCGTTCGTAATACGCTAGAAGGGGCAGGTCTTTCACAAGCTATTACGTATTCACTTGTTGATCAAGCACGTGCAACAGCATTCACGACAGAGCAACGTGATACGATTTCATTATTAATGCCAATGAGTGAGAGTTATGCAACATTACGACAAAGTTTGATTCCACATTTAATTGATGCAACACAATATAATGTTGCACGTAAAAATAATGATATTGCCCTTTACGAAATTGGGAATGTCTTCTTTGGTAGAGCTGATAGTGCGATGCCTGATGAAGTGGAATATTTAAGCGGTATTATGACAGGTGAATATACTGCGAACGCTTGGCAAGGTAAAAAAGAAGATGTTGATTTCTATCTGGCAAAAGGCATTATAGATCGTGTTGCAGATAAATTAGCGCTTTCGTTTGATTATGAAACAGGACAAGTGGATGGATTACATCCGGGACGTACAGCTTTTGTTTTATTAAATGGTGAACGTATTGGTTTTATCGGTGAACTACATCCTAGCGTTGCGAAAGATTACGATCTCGGACGTACGTATGTATTCGAATTAAACTATGACCGTGTCATGAAACAAGCAGTTGGATATATTAACTATCAACCAATCCCACGTTTCCCTGGTGTGACACGTGATATTGCACTTGTCGTGAATTCAGAAGTACAAGCAGCAGAATTAGTTTCAACAATTCGTGAAAACGGTGGTAAATTACTACAAGATGCTAAAGTATTCGATGTGTATGAAGGTGAACATATGGAAGCAGGTAAAAAATCAGTGGCCATCCGTTTAGCATATTTAGATAAAGAACAAACATTAACTGAAGAACAAGTAACAGAAGTTCACAGTAAAATCTTATCTGCACTTGAAGCAGAAGGTGCAACATTAAGAGGATAG
- the rnhC gene encoding ribonuclease HIII — protein MSNLVMELSTEEVILLRGKLKAARGNYPPGMIFRSKYQGVTISIYNSKKAMFQGANNEKVALELLGRVSPSPSKKSKNISSQSTNINYNTHSCIGSDEAGSGDYFGPLTVCACYVSKEHVEVLKTLGVDDSKKLTDTKIVALAEQLVTFLPHSLLVLDNPKYNERKAMNWSQVKMKAVLHNECIKNVLQKIDNKDLDYIVIDQFTPRPTYERYAMGDVPLKNKTCYETKGESKSLAIAAASIISRYAFVKHMAGLSKQYHTTILKGAGPKVDVAAAKLIAKHGIDVVDSITKKDFKNREKALKILEQRNK, from the coding sequence ATGTCAAATCTTGTAATGGAACTATCAACAGAAGAAGTCATTCTACTACGTGGCAAATTAAAAGCAGCTCGCGGCAACTACCCACCCGGTATGATTTTCCGTTCTAAATATCAAGGTGTTACGATCAGTATATATAACTCAAAAAAAGCGATGTTTCAGGGTGCAAACAATGAAAAAGTAGCGTTGGAACTTCTAGGCAGAGTGTCACCTTCGCCATCTAAAAAGTCAAAAAATATATCGAGTCAAAGTACAAATATTAATTACAATACGCATAGCTGTATTGGGAGCGATGAAGCAGGCAGCGGGGATTACTTTGGCCCGCTCACCGTTTGTGCATGTTACGTATCAAAAGAACATGTTGAAGTATTAAAAACTTTAGGCGTCGATGACTCTAAAAAACTTACAGACACTAAAATTGTAGCACTTGCAGAACAACTTGTGACATTTCTCCCCCACTCACTCCTCGTGTTAGACAATCCAAAATACAACGAGCGCAAAGCAATGAATTGGTCGCAAGTGAAAATGAAAGCCGTCTTGCATAATGAATGTATTAAGAATGTCTTACAAAAAATAGATAACAAAGATTTAGACTATATCGTTATCGATCAGTTCACACCGAGACCAACATACGAACGTTACGCAATGGGCGACGTCCCTTTGAAAAACAAGACATGTTATGAAACGAAAGGTGAATCCAAATCACTTGCTATTGCAGCTGCAAGTATCATTTCTCGATATGCATTTGTAAAACATATGGCTGGCCTTTCCAAGCAATATCATACAACCATTTTAAAAGGTGCAGGCCCTAAAGTAGATGTCGCTGCCGCCAAACTCATCGCCAAACACGGAATTGATGTAGTTGATAGTATTACCAAAAAAGACTTTAAAAATCGAGAGAAAGCATTGAAGATACTGGAACAACGCAATAAGTAA
- the zapA gene encoding cell division protein ZapA, producing the protein MGEFKNRINVTINDQHYTIVGEDDPEHIRYVADLVDGKIRELGSRNAGLDSVRKSVLTAVNVMHELVLLEEENARLREEIQRLKHRGK; encoded by the coding sequence ATGGGTGAGTTCAAAAACCGAATCAATGTAACGATAAATGACCAGCACTATACAATTGTTGGTGAAGATGATCCAGAACACATCCGCTATGTTGCGGATCTGGTAGATGGTAAAATTCGAGAGCTTGGTAGTCGCAATGCAGGACTAGACTCAGTGAGAAAGTCAGTTTTAACAGCAGTGAATGTCATGCATGAGTTAGTGTTGTTAGAAGAGGAGAATGCACGTCTTAGAGAAGAAATTCAACGATTAAAACATCGAGGTAAATAG
- a CDS encoding CvpA family protein, with translation MFFLFVCIVSLIFMMVGFYRGFIVSVLHLSSTLFGIWVAKQYYQPFSDYLRLFLPFPKTLAYDAHYVFTLHQPELRFDRVCGFIFILLIVKTMMYMVLSSFGSLLAAKRPNIVSRGMGVGISMIAVIIMLHFVTYIAVLIPDSQLQTHVAETQMGYWFVMKVPFLSQMTLHL, from the coding sequence ATGTTTTTTCTCTTTGTTTGTATTGTGAGTCTGATATTTATGATGGTCGGCTTTTATCGTGGTTTCATCGTAAGTGTGCTACATCTGAGTAGTACATTATTTGGAATATGGGTTGCCAAGCAGTATTATCAACCGTTTAGCGATTATTTACGATTATTTTTACCCTTTCCAAAAACATTGGCATATGATGCACATTATGTCTTTACGCTGCATCAACCAGAATTGCGATTTGATCGTGTGTGTGGCTTTATTTTTATACTATTAATCGTCAAAACGATGATGTATATGGTATTAAGCAGTTTTGGGTCGTTACTCGCTGCGAAACGGCCGAATATCGTATCACGTGGCATGGGTGTTGGCATCAGCATGATCGCTGTTATTATCATGTTACACTTTGTTACATATATTGCTGTGTTAATTCCAGATTCACAATTACAAACACATGTTGCAGAAACACAAATGGGCTATTGGTTTGTAATGAAAGTACCATTTTTATCACAGATGACATTACATTTATAA
- the polX gene encoding DNA polymerase/3'-5' exonuclease PolX gives MLTKKEIIRLLEEIATYMELKGENAFKISAYRKAAQSLETDERPLDQIDDVTTLKNIGKGVGEVINTYIATQSSPVLDALKEEVPNGLIPLLKIPGLGSKRIARLYKELNITDKESFQAACEAGQVSALSGFGKKTEEKYLVAVKELGAKKDRYPIDQMIGLNQLIADYLSQIPEIERFEVAGSFRRMKEMSKDLDYIISAQAPLKVQTQLLAMPQLVEKVAVGETKVSVTLSYDDETIGVDFRMIKPVAFYHTLQHFTGSKDHNIRIRQLAKARDEKVSEYGIEQADGTLLQLASEKAIYEHFNTPWIMPSMREDGSEFDKDLSGIIQLEDMRGDIHMHTTASDGAFGLREMIEANIAKGYEYMCITDHSQSLRVANGLSVERLLKQNEEIRKLNDEYKEIDIYSGIEMDILPDGSLDYEDEVLSQLDYVIAAIHQSFNQSEAEIMKRLENACRNPYVRHIAHPTGRIIGKRNGYEPNIDELIALCRETGTVLEINANPKRLDLSANVLRQHPNLMVTINTDAHHIDHLEFMKYGVATAQKGWVKRENVLNAMSREAFNTFVTQPK, from the coding sequence GTGTTAACGAAAAAAGAAATTATACGTTTATTAGAAGAGATTGCGACATATATGGAATTAAAAGGAGAAAATGCATTCAAAATTTCGGCATATCGAAAAGCAGCTCAAAGTTTAGAAACGGACGAGCGTCCGCTTGATCAAATTGATGATGTGACAACGTTAAAGAATATCGGCAAAGGTGTCGGTGAAGTGATTAATACGTATATTGCAACCCAATCATCACCGGTATTGGATGCATTGAAGGAAGAAGTCCCAAACGGTCTGATTCCTTTGTTGAAAATTCCTGGACTTGGTAGCAAGCGCATTGCACGTCTTTATAAAGAATTAAACATTACAGATAAGGAATCGTTTCAAGCTGCTTGTGAAGCAGGTCAGGTGTCAGCTTTAAGTGGATTTGGCAAAAAAACAGAAGAAAAATATTTAGTGGCAGTGAAGGAATTAGGCGCTAAAAAGGATCGCTATCCAATCGACCAAATGATTGGTTTGAACCAGTTGATTGCAGATTACTTGAGTCAGATTCCAGAAATTGAGCGTTTTGAAGTAGCAGGAAGCTTCCGCCGTATGAAAGAGATGAGTAAAGATTTAGACTATATTATCAGTGCACAAGCACCATTAAAAGTACAAACACAGCTACTTGCGATGCCACAGTTAGTTGAAAAAGTAGCAGTGGGCGAAACGAAAGTATCAGTAACACTTTCTTATGATGATGAGACAATTGGTGTAGACTTTCGCATGATTAAGCCGGTAGCTTTTTATCATACATTACAGCACTTTACAGGTTCTAAAGATCATAATATTCGCATACGTCAACTCGCAAAGGCACGCGATGAAAAAGTTAGTGAGTATGGTATCGAACAAGCAGATGGTACTTTATTACAGCTAGCAAGTGAAAAAGCAATCTATGAACATTTCAATACACCGTGGATCATGCCAAGTATGCGAGAAGATGGCTCAGAGTTTGATAAAGATTTGTCAGGAATTATTCAGTTAGAAGATATGCGTGGAGATATTCATATGCATACAACTGCGAGTGATGGTGCATTTGGTTTGCGTGAGATGATTGAAGCGAACATTGCGAAAGGCTATGAATATATGTGCATCACGGATCACTCTCAAAGCTTGCGTGTCGCAAATGGACTTTCTGTTGAACGATTATTGAAACAAAATGAAGAGATTCGTAAGTTGAATGATGAATATAAAGAAATTGATATCTATTCAGGGATCGAAATGGATATTTTGCCAGACGGTTCATTGGACTATGAAGATGAGGTTCTGTCACAACTAGACTATGTCATTGCGGCAATACATCAAAGCTTTAATCAAAGTGAAGCTGAGATTATGAAGCGTTTAGAAAATGCATGTCGCAATCCATATGTTCGACATATTGCACATCCAACAGGTAGAATTATCGGTAAGCGTAATGGATATGAACCGAATATTGACGAACTTATTGCGCTCTGTCGTGAAACGGGAACGGTGTTAGAAATCAATGCTAACCCGAAACGATTGGATCTAAGTGCAAATGTGTTACGTCAACACCCAAACTTGATGGTAACAATTAATACGGATGCCCATCATATCGATCATCTAGAATTTATGAAATATGGTGTTGCTACGGCGCAAAAAGGATGGGTCAAACGAGAAAATGTATTGAATGCGATGTCACGTGAAGCATTCAATACATTTGTCACACAACCTAAGTAG
- a CDS encoding endonuclease MutS2: MKTKTLEILEFNKVKETIEQEAVSDLGRAKVQALVPATDFDTVTFQMDEMDEIGQIYNQYRIPSLSGLSSVSTYVKRAQIGGTLNVLELNAIKLLIQVQNQFKTFYNQLVEDEEGIHYEILDGQMQRLPILTPLYQSIHQTCDSHDLFDSASTELQSIRSRISKTNQRVKAQLDRIVKSTGNQKKLSDAIVTVRNERHVIPVKAEYRQDFNGIVHDQSASGQTLYIEPSSVVELNNQVSRLRSEEATEINRILMALTAEVAAEAEGCLVAEEIMGHLDFLIAKARYAAKIKGTKPTFSETRKVYLPKAFHPLLDRETVVANTIEFEDNIQTVIITGPNTGGKTVTLKTLGLIIVMAQSGLLIPTLDGSQLSVFDNVFCDIGDEQSIEQSLSTFSSHMKTIVGIIEEANANSLILFDELGAGTDPSEGAALAMSILDHVQSLGSLVMATTHYPELKAYSYNREGVMNASVEFNVDTLSPTYKLLMGVPGRSNAFEISKRLGLGLKIINHAKTMIGQDEQEINEMIASLEHNAKRVDDQRIEWERLVREAETIHRDLTQQYEKYQNFESRLMEEAKEKANQHVKAATQEADDIVKSLREMREQKGAEVKEHELIDKKKQLESQYEAKSIKQDVKKQRWDEIKAGDEVKVLSYGQKGEVLELLDDEEAVVQMGIIKMKLPLKDLEKKEKTKQQPSKMVTRTNRSTVKMELDLRGYRYDEAMVALDQYLDQAVLSNYEDVYIIHGKGTGALQKGVQQHLKRHKSVADFRMGMPSEGGFGVTVATLR, encoded by the coding sequence ATGAAAACGAAAACTTTAGAGATATTAGAGTTTAATAAAGTGAAAGAAACGATCGAACAAGAAGCGGTTAGTGATCTTGGACGTGCGAAAGTTCAGGCACTTGTACCAGCGACAGATTTTGACACAGTCACGTTTCAAATGGATGAAATGGATGAAATTGGTCAAATTTATAATCAATATCGCATACCAAGTTTGAGTGGCTTATCAAGTGTTTCGACCTATGTGAAACGTGCACAAATTGGTGGTACACTAAATGTCCTTGAACTGAATGCGATTAAGCTATTGATTCAAGTACAAAATCAATTCAAAACGTTTTACAATCAACTAGTGGAAGATGAAGAAGGTATTCATTATGAGATTTTAGACGGACAAATGCAGCGGCTTCCTATTTTAACACCGCTATATCAGTCGATTCATCAGACATGTGATTCGCATGATCTCTTTGATTCGGCAAGTACGGAACTACAATCGATTCGCAGTCGTATTTCGAAGACGAACCAACGTGTGAAAGCGCAATTGGATCGTATTGTAAAGTCAACAGGAAACCAGAAAAAACTGTCTGATGCGATAGTGACAGTGCGAAATGAACGCCATGTTATTCCAGTAAAAGCGGAATATCGACAAGACTTTAATGGAATAGTGCACGACCAATCAGCTTCAGGTCAAACACTCTATATCGAACCGTCATCAGTTGTGGAATTGAACAACCAAGTATCTCGCTTGCGTAGTGAAGAAGCGACAGAGATCAATCGAATTTTGATGGCATTGACTGCTGAAGTGGCAGCAGAGGCGGAAGGTTGTCTTGTTGCAGAAGAGATAATGGGGCATTTAGATTTCTTAATTGCGAAGGCACGATATGCTGCAAAAATTAAAGGAACGAAACCAACCTTTTCAGAAACACGTAAAGTGTATTTACCGAAAGCATTCCATCCATTATTAGACAGAGAAACAGTCGTTGCAAATACAATTGAATTTGAAGATAATATTCAAACGGTTATTATTACAGGACCGAACACAGGTGGTAAAACAGTCACATTAAAAACACTGGGTTTGATTATTGTGATGGCACAGTCTGGATTATTAATTCCAACACTGGATGGAAGTCAATTGAGCGTCTTTGATAACGTCTTCTGCGATATTGGAGATGAACAATCGATTGAGCAGTCATTATCAACATTCTCATCCCACATGAAAACAATTGTTGGTATTATAGAAGAAGCGAATGCGAATAGTCTTATTTTATTTGATGAGTTAGGAGCAGGTACAGATCCTAGTGAAGGTGCAGCTTTAGCAATGAGTATTTTAGACCATGTCCAATCGCTTGGGTCATTAGTCATGGCAACAACGCATTATCCAGAGTTGAAGGCATACAGCTATAATCGTGAAGGCGTAATGAATGCGAGTGTTGAATTCAATGTTGATACACTAAGTCCAACGTATAAGTTATTAATGGGCGTACCAGGACGATCAAATGCTTTTGAGATCTCAAAACGACTAGGACTTGGTTTGAAAATTATTAATCATGCGAAAACGATGATTGGACAGGATGAACAAGAAATCAATGAGATGATTGCATCATTGGAACATAATGCCAAACGTGTAGATGATCAACGCATCGAATGGGAACGTCTAGTACGGGAAGCAGAAACAATTCATCGTGATTTAACGCAACAATACGAGAAATATCAAAACTTTGAGTCGCGTTTAATGGAAGAAGCGAAGGAAAAGGCGAATCAGCATGTCAAAGCAGCAACGCAAGAAGCGGATGACATTGTGAAATCATTGCGTGAAATGCGAGAGCAAAAGGGTGCAGAAGTAAAAGAGCATGAACTGATTGATAAGAAAAAACAACTTGAGAGTCAGTATGAAGCGAAGTCAATCAAGCAAGATGTGAAGAAGCAGCGATGGGATGAGATTAAAGCAGGCGATGAAGTGAAGGTCTTATCATACGGTCAAAAAGGTGAAGTGTTAGAACTTCTTGATGACGAAGAAGCAGTTGTCCAAATGGGAATTATCAAGATGAAACTCCCATTGAAAGACCTAGAGAAGAAAGAGAAGACGAAACAACAACCAAGCAAGATGGTCACACGTACGAATCGTTCAACTGTAAAAATGGAGTTAGATTTGCGTGGTTATCGCTATGATGAAGCGATGGTTGCACTTGATCAATATTTAGACCAAGCAGTATTGAGTAATTATGAAGATGTCTATATTATTCATGGTAAAGGAACAGGCGCATTACAAAAAGGTGTGCAACAACATTTGAAACGACATAAAAGTGTCGCCGACTTCCGCATGGGGATGCCAAGTGAAGGCGGATTTGGTGTGACAGTAGCAACATTACGCTAA
- the trxA gene encoding thioredoxin, giving the protein MAIIEATDAKFDQQIEEGVKLVDFWATWCGPCKMIAPVLEDLAADYEGKVDILKLDVDQNQATAAKFEVMSIPTLIVFKDGQPVDKIVGFQPKENLAQVLDKHL; this is encoded by the coding sequence ATGGCTATTATTGAAGCAACAGATGCAAAATTCGATCAACAAATAGAAGAAGGCGTTAAATTAGTAGATTTCTGGGCAACTTGGTGTGGCCCATGTAAAATGATTGCACCAGTTTTAGAAGACCTAGCAGCAGACTACGAAGGTAAAGTAGACATCTTAAAGTTAGATGTTGACCAAAACCAAGCAACAGCTGCAAAATTTGAAGTAATGAGTATCCCAACATTAATCGTCTTTAAAGACGGTCAACCTGTTGACAAAATTGTTGGATTCCAACCTAAAGAAAACTTAGCACAAGTTTTAGATAAACACTTATAA
- the uvrC gene encoding excinuclease ABC subunit UvrC, with product MEDVKSKIKQKLSVLPTEPGCYLMKDRQDQVIYVGKAKRLRNRVRSYFTGSHDTKTTRLVSEIVDFEYIVTSSETESLLLELNLIKKYQPRYNILLKDGKTYPFIKITKERHPKLIVTRTVRKGSGKYFGPYPNAYSAHETKKLLDRIYPFRKCDKMPNRLCLYYHIGQCLGPCVYPVANEEYERMSREISDFLNGEDKTILKHLETRMIEASEQMAFEQAKEYRDLIQHVQNLTNKQKVISTDQTIRDVFGYSVDKGWMCIQVFFVRQGNLIEREATMFPLQQTPEEEFYTFIGQFYQVNQHFLPKEVHVPKGLDIDMIQSVVDTTILTPQRGQKKQLVDLANKNARIALENKFELIARDESRTIHAIDELGEAMGIQTPIRIEAFDNSNIQGVDPVSAMITFVDGKPDKKGYRKYKVKTVEGPDDYKTMREVVRRRYTRVLNEGLPLPDLIIVDGGKGHMSGVIDVLENELGLDIPVAGLAKNDKHQTAELLYGKEADIVPLKKNSQAFYLLHRIQDEVHRFAITFHRQTRRKTGLQSVLDEVEGIGPKRKSNLLQKFGSIKKMREATVEEIQAAGLPKQAANNVYQALHESS from the coding sequence TTGGAAGATGTTAAATCAAAGATTAAACAGAAGTTAAGTGTTTTGCCGACAGAACCGGGTTGTTATTTGATGAAGGATCGTCAAGACCAAGTCATCTATGTTGGCAAGGCGAAACGGTTGCGTAATCGTGTACGATCCTATTTTACAGGTTCACATGATACGAAGACGACACGACTTGTCAGTGAAATCGTGGACTTTGAATACATTGTTACATCAAGTGAGACAGAGTCGCTATTGTTAGAATTAAATCTAATAAAAAAGTATCAACCGAGATACAATATTTTATTAAAAGACGGTAAGACTTATCCGTTTATTAAAATAACGAAAGAGCGACATCCAAAATTAATTGTGACACGCACTGTGCGTAAAGGAAGCGGCAAATACTTTGGACCATATCCCAATGCATACTCCGCACATGAAACGAAAAAGTTACTCGATCGTATTTATCCATTTCGCAAATGTGATAAAATGCCGAACCGTCTCTGTCTGTACTACCACATCGGTCAATGTCTAGGTCCATGTGTCTATCCCGTTGCGAACGAAGAATATGAACGCATGTCACGTGAAATCTCAGACTTTCTGAATGGTGAAGATAAAACCATTTTGAAGCATTTGGAGACACGTATGATAGAAGCAAGTGAACAGATGGCATTTGAACAAGCTAAAGAATATCGTGATTTGATTCAACACGTTCAAAACTTAACGAACAAACAGAAAGTGATTTCGACAGACCAGACGATACGAGATGTGTTTGGTTATAGTGTAGACAAGGGTTGGATGTGTATCCAAGTATTCTTCGTGCGACAAGGAAATCTCATTGAAAGAGAAGCAACAATGTTCCCACTACAACAAACGCCGGAAGAAGAGTTTTATACATTCATCGGTCAGTTCTATCAAGTGAACCAGCACTTTTTACCTAAAGAAGTACATGTGCCGAAAGGACTGGATATTGATATGATTCAGTCGGTTGTCGATACAACGATTTTAACGCCACAGCGAGGTCAAAAGAAACAATTGGTCGATCTAGCAAATAAAAACGCCCGTATCGCATTGGAAAACAAGTTTGAATTGATTGCACGAGACGAATCACGAACGATCCATGCGATTGACGAACTTGGTGAAGCGATGGGCATTCAAACACCGATTCGCATCGAAGCTTTTGACAACTCGAACATTCAAGGTGTCGACCCTGTCTCTGCAATGATTACATTTGTTGATGGAAAGCCGGATAAGAAGGGGTATCGGAAATACAAGGTTAAAACGGTAGAAGGCCCTGATGATTACAAGACGATGCGTGAAGTTGTGCGCAGGCGATATACACGCGTGCTAAACGAAGGATTGCCATTGCCTGATTTAATTATCGTTGATGGTGGTAAAGGTCATATGTCGGGTGTCATTGATGTTCTCGAAAATGAACTTGGGTTGGATATTCCAGTCGCTGGTCTGGCCAAAAATGATAAGCACCAAACGGCAGAGCTTTTATATGGTAAGGAAGCGGACATCGTCCCACTCAAGAAAAATAGTCAAGCTTTCTATTTACTGCATCGCATCCAAGATGAAGTGCATCGATTTGCGATTACATTTCATCGTCAAACCAGACGTAAGACTGGCTTACAATCTGTGCTTGATGAAGTTGAAGGTATCGGACCGAAGCGCAAATCCAATCTTTTACAAAAATTCGGCTCAATCAAGAAAATGCGAGAAGCAACTGTGGAAGAAATCCAAGCTGCGGGCTTACCAAAACAGGCGGCAAACAATGTCTATCAAGCACTTCACGAGTCTTCATGA